From the genome of Cynocephalus volans isolate mCynVol1 chromosome 14, mCynVol1.pri, whole genome shotgun sequence, one region includes:
- the LRATD1 gene encoding protein LRATD1, translating to MGNQLDRITHLNYSELPTGDPSGIEKDELRVGVAYFFSDEEEDLDERGQPDRFGVKASPGCTPCPESPSRHHHHLLHQLVLNETQFSAFRGQECIFSKVSGGPQGADLSVSAVSALPALCEPGDLLELLWLQPAPEPPAPTPHWAVYVGGGQIIHLHQGEIRQDSLYEAGAANVGRVVNSWYRYRPLVAELVVQNACGHLGLKSEEICWTNSESFAAWCRFGKREFKAGGEVPAGTQPPQQQYYLKVHLGDNKVHTARFHSLEDLIREKRRIDASGRLRVLQELADLVDDKE from the coding sequence ATGGGCAACCAACTGGACCGCATCACCCACCTCAACTACAGCGAGTTGCCCACAGGGGACCCGTCGGGGATCGAGAAGGACGAGCTGCGGGTCGGGGTCGCCTACTTCTTCTCGGATGAGGAGGAGGACCTGGACGAACGCGGGCAGCCGGACAGGTTTGGCGTGAAGGCTTCCCCGGGCTGTACCCCCTGCCCAGAGAGCCCCagccgccaccaccaccatctgcTGCACCAGCTGGTCCTCAACGAGACTCAGTTCTCCGCCTTTCGGGGCCAGGAATGCATCTTCTCCAAAGTGAGCGGCGGCCCCCAGGGCGCCGACCTGAGCGTCTCCGCTGTCTCCGCGCTGCCCGCGCTCTGCGAGCCCGGCGACCTGCTGGAGCTGCTGTGGCTGCAGCCGGCGCCGGAGCCGCCCGCGCCCACCCCACACTGGGCCGTGTACGTGGGCGGCGGGCAGATCATCCACCTGCACCAAGGCGAGATCCGCCAGGACAGCCTGTACGAGGCGGGCGCGGCCAACGTGGGCCGGGTGGTGAATAGCTGGTACCGCTACCGCCCGCTGGTGGCCGAGCTGGTGGTGCAGAACGCCTGCGGCCACCTGGGCCTCAAGAGCGAGGAAATCTGCTGGACGAACTCGGAGAGCTTCGCCGCCTGGTGCCGCTTTGGCAAGCGGGAGTTCAAAGCCGGAGGGGAGGTGCCGGCCGGCACGCAGCCGCCGCAGCAGCAGTACTATCTCAAGGTGCACCTGGGGGACAACAAAGTCCACACGGCCAGGTTTCACAGTCTGGAAGACCTCATCCGCGAGAAGCGCCGCATCGACGCCAGTGGCCGCCTGCGAGTGCTCCAGGAGCTCGCCGACCTGGTGGACGACAAGGAGTAG